Proteins encoded together in one Peribacillus asahii window:
- a CDS encoding tetratricopeptide repeat-containing glycosyltransferase, which produces MKKSKSKTTPTEPERKLCLCMIVKNESKIIERCLDAAKPIIDYVSICDTGSTDHTPDIIEEWCEKNHIPGTVHHETFKNFGYNRSLAASLAQKTYPEADYLLLLDADMILTIEPHFTKRGLNDDQYLTPQSDGHIKFWLTRLLKTSLPWRSVGVTHEYWDLDREKLALERPMHVGTVGKLDGLMIYDQADGGSRADKFERDKRLLLEGVNDPTTPQDLKPRYMFYLAQTYHCLDEPEEAIKWYRKRVEAGGWQEEVFYALLQIGMCYERLANIAAYKRIEESDSSAMDDLKHQEEELFALATVSFQNAWAYRPSRAEPLYALARMYRSKSKHSIGLMYALQGKEIPFPKDDILFVDYHVYDYLFDYEISICAYYNESKRHLGRAALKRLQSKIKELPPHIITAVENNAKFY; this is translated from the coding sequence ATGAAAAAAAGTAAGTCAAAAACGACACCGACAGAGCCAGAAAGAAAATTATGTCTATGCATGATTGTCAAAAATGAATCGAAAATTATCGAAAGATGTTTAGATGCAGCTAAACCGATTATTGATTATGTTTCGATTTGTGATACAGGCTCTACTGACCATACACCTGACATCATTGAAGAATGGTGTGAGAAGAATCATATACCTGGTACTGTGCATCATGAGACGTTTAAAAATTTTGGCTATAATCGAAGTTTAGCAGCTTCACTTGCGCAAAAGACTTATCCGGAAGCAGATTATTTGCTATTGCTCGATGCCGATATGATTTTAACGATAGAACCTCATTTTACTAAGCGTGGTTTAAATGACGATCAATATCTTACGCCACAATCTGACGGTCACATAAAATTTTGGTTAACTCGTCTTTTGAAAACATCTCTACCCTGGAGATCTGTTGGGGTGACACACGAATATTGGGATTTGGATCGGGAGAAGTTAGCTCTTGAGCGACCTATGCATGTAGGTACTGTAGGGAAGTTGGATGGTTTGATGATTTATGATCAAGCAGATGGAGGAAGCAGGGCTGATAAATTCGAACGAGATAAGCGATTATTATTAGAAGGAGTTAATGATCCAACAACTCCTCAAGATTTAAAACCTCGGTATATGTTTTATTTAGCCCAAACATATCATTGCCTTGATGAACCTGAAGAGGCGATTAAATGGTATAGGAAAAGAGTCGAAGCTGGCGGGTGGCAGGAAGAAGTATTTTATGCACTATTACAAATAGGTATGTGTTATGAACGGTTAGCCAATATTGCTGCTTATAAACGGATAGAAGAAAGTGATTCGTCCGCAATGGATGATTTAAAACATCAAGAAGAAGAACTCTTTGCTTTGGCTACGGTTTCTTTTCAAAATGCTTGGGCATACAGGCCGAGCCGAGCAGAACCTTTATATGCTCTTGCTAGAATGTATCGAAGTAAGTCAAAACATAGCATAGGATTAATGTATGCTTTACAGGGAAAAGAAATTCCTTTCCCGAAAGACGATATTCTTTTTGTAGATTATCATGTTTATGATTATCTCTTTGATTATGAAATTTCTATATGTGCTTATTATAACGAAAGTAAACGCCACTTGGGCCGCGCTGCCCTGAAACGTCTTCAATCTAAAATCAAAGAATTACCTCCTCATATTATTACAGCTGTCGAAAATAACGCAAAATTTTATTAA